A DNA window from Moorella thermoacetica contains the following coding sequences:
- a CDS encoding DUF488 domain-containing protein → MFKLKRIYEEAAADDGLRVLVDRLWPRGMSKEKAEVDLWLKDIAPSPGLRQWFAHDPARWEEFRRRYEGELYLKGDLLAILRQKAKEETVTLLYAARDENYNHVVVLKKFLENANKKPGKPGSR, encoded by the coding sequence ATGTTCAAGCTGAAACGCATTTATGAAGAAGCGGCGGCAGATGATGGGCTAAGGGTCCTGGTTGATCGCCTCTGGCCGCGGGGAATGAGCAAAGAAAAGGCGGAGGTGGATCTTTGGTTAAAAGACATCGCCCCCAGCCCCGGGTTGCGGCAATGGTTCGCCCATGACCCGGCCCGATGGGAGGAATTTCGCCGCCGCTATGAAGGAGAGCTGTACCTTAAAGGTGATTTGCTGGCTATACTGCGGCAGAAAGCCAAGGAAGAAACGGTAACCCTTCTTTATGCGGCCCGCGATGAGAACTATAATCATGTGGTGGTTTTAAAGAAATTCCTCGAAAATGCAAACAAAAAACCAGGTAAACCTGGCTCCCGATAA
- a CDS encoding cupin domain-containing protein, which produces MEIIRIAEQPQQVTPRGVKARTVVDLPHINIMNLTLSPGDEVPSHTTPVDVLFHIIEGEGSVTVGPETAKVSAGEIVVSPAGIPHALAANAGTHFSVLVMKIPNPKKMAK; this is translated from the coding sequence ATGGAGATTATCCGCATTGCCGAGCAGCCGCAGCAGGTAACCCCCAGGGGGGTAAAAGCCCGCACCGTGGTAGATTTACCTCACATAAATATCATGAACCTGACCCTAAGCCCCGGCGACGAGGTACCATCCCACACCACCCCAGTAGACGTTCTCTTCCATATCATTGAAGGCGAGGGTTCGGTGACTGTTGGCCCGGAAACGGCTAAAGTCAGCGCCGGGGAGATAGTAGTCAGCCCGGCCGGTATCCCCCATGCCCTGGCCGCCAATGCCGGCACCCATTTCAGTGTATTGGTCATGAAGATACCTAACCCGAAAAAAATGGCCAAATAA
- a CDS encoding TetR/AcrR family transcriptional regulator encodes MTVKETSATRQQQIIAAVMDIIAKRGLANLTTAAIAQEVGFSEGAIFKHFPGKEAILAAAVKSVGGRLASKAAAIAGRKDVPPGEKLKLILDLHLSLAAASPAMPRILFSDELYTSYASLKEIIRGIIAGYTRALEAIFNEGMETGEFKRFFPAHTLAFIFIGLIQSTIIRWRLDDGIDPREQGQPIYRAIMFMVGR; translated from the coding sequence ATGACTGTGAAAGAGACCAGCGCCACCAGGCAACAACAAATAATAGCCGCCGTCATGGATATTATAGCTAAGCGCGGGCTGGCAAATCTTACTACCGCCGCCATCGCTCAGGAGGTAGGGTTCAGCGAGGGGGCTATTTTCAAGCATTTTCCCGGTAAAGAGGCTATCCTGGCAGCAGCCGTTAAGAGTGTCGGCGGCCGTTTGGCCAGCAAGGCTGCAGCCATAGCCGGTCGCAAGGACGTGCCGCCGGGGGAGAAATTGAAATTAATTTTAGATCTGCATCTGTCCCTGGCGGCAGCCAGCCCGGCTATGCCGCGCATTCTCTTTTCCGACGAATTATATACCAGCTATGCGAGCCTGAAGGAAATCATCAGGGGGATTATTGCCGGCTATACCCGGGCCCTGGAAGCGATTTTTAACGAGGGGATGGAAACGGGCGAATTTAAGCGTTTTTTTCCGGCCCATACCCTGGCCTTTATCTTTATTGGCCTGATTCAGAGTACCATAATTCGCTGGCGGCTTGATGATGGCATTGATCCCCGGGAGCAGGGTCAGCCCATCTACCGGGCTATCATGTTTATGGTCGGACGGTAG
- a CDS encoding ABC transporter ATP-binding protein, translating to MVNDNPAMIIAARGLVKSFGPIRAVDHIDLQVEKGEIFGLVGPDGAGKTTTMRMLATILPADAGAISVLGYDGRTEAERIKEHIGYMPQRFSLYGDLTVAENLEFYAEIYEVPRKVREQRKKDLLAWANLTRHSYKQADQLSGGMKQKLALACNLIHEPAVLFLDEPSTGVDPVARRDFWRILFRLREEGATIMVSTPYMDEAERCDRIAFTYNGRILTCGTPAAVKNLFRGQLLLLRAETIAMLHAARDYLRREQLLADVLIYGDALHLVTDDALETARLLPGLLERQGIRVTHLQPIPPSLEDTFAYLVRQAGGFAGRESA from the coding sequence ATGGTTAATGACAATCCTGCCATGATCATTGCAGCGCGCGGTCTGGTGAAAAGCTTCGGACCGATCCGGGCCGTGGATCACATTGATTTACAGGTGGAGAAGGGGGAAATTTTCGGCCTGGTAGGACCGGACGGGGCCGGGAAGACAACGACCATGCGCATGCTGGCAACTATCCTCCCGGCTGATGCCGGAGCAATATCCGTTCTGGGTTATGACGGCCGGACGGAAGCTGAGCGCATTAAGGAGCACATTGGTTATATGCCCCAGCGGTTCAGCCTGTACGGGGATCTAACAGTGGCGGAAAACCTGGAATTCTACGCTGAAATCTATGAAGTTCCCCGAAAGGTGCGGGAGCAGCGCAAAAAAGATCTCCTGGCGTGGGCCAACCTTACCCGGCATAGCTATAAACAGGCCGATCAGTTGTCGGGGGGAATGAAACAAAAACTGGCCCTGGCGTGTAACCTGATCCACGAACCCGCCGTTCTTTTCCTGGACGAACCCAGCACGGGAGTAGACCCGGTGGCGCGGCGCGATTTCTGGCGCATCCTCTTCAGGTTGCGCGAGGAGGGGGCGACGATCATGGTCAGCACGCCTTATATGGATGAGGCCGAGCGTTGCGACCGCATCGCCTTTACTTATAACGGCCGCATCCTGACTTGCGGTACCCCGGCGGCAGTTAAGAATTTATTCCGGGGCCAGCTCCTGCTCTTGCGTGCGGAGACTATTGCCATGCTCCACGCCGCCAGGGACTACCTCCGCCGGGAACAATTGCTGGCTGATGTCTTGATTTATGGCGACGCTTTGCACCTGGTGACCGACGATGCCCTGGAAACGGCAAGGCTTCTACCGGGGCTCCTGGAACGCCAGGGTATCCGGGTTACCCATCTCCAGCCTATTCCTCCTTCTCTGGAAGATACCTTTGCTTACCTGGTCAGACAGGCAGGAGGATTCGCGGGGAGGGAGTCCGCTTGA
- a CDS encoding HlyD family secretion protein — MLVKKWPPLLKRLLIAGAIIFAGVAFALISRSPKPATVGIYEGHPVLYGSGVIETTEIGVGAEIPGRIRQVLVQEGQFVTAGSIIAVLDDAELQGQVAQAKAAVAGAEAQLAQVRAVYTAEQAGVEGNIQMALAALQKLTAGARQQEIDAAQKKVDQARAKLQSAQEQLRRMETLHQQGVISDEQYQQAKTNYEVARADLGAAEDNLSLLVSGSRPEDIAAARANYEVALAGRSQVEARRKDVDAAAAALDKAKAALKTAEEQLAKATIRAKTSGVVLRCNFSAGEVVNPGIPIVTLSDPADLWLAIYVPETEIGKVKVGQQAVVTVDSFPGKRFNGRVKEIAGQAEFTPKNIQTKEERVDLVFKVKISLANEEQLLKPGMPADAMVYLDSQEAN; from the coding sequence ATGCTAGTCAAAAAGTGGCCCCCCTTATTGAAAAGATTGTTAATAGCCGGCGCCATCATTTTTGCCGGCGTCGCCTTTGCCCTTATTAGCCGTAGTCCTAAGCCTGCCACCGTCGGCATATACGAAGGGCATCCGGTTCTCTACGGTTCCGGGGTGATCGAGACAACCGAAATTGGTGTTGGCGCTGAAATTCCCGGCAGGATCCGTCAGGTGCTGGTGCAGGAGGGCCAGTTTGTAACGGCAGGGAGCATTATTGCTGTTTTAGATGACGCCGAGCTGCAAGGACAGGTGGCCCAGGCCAAAGCCGCGGTTGCCGGGGCCGAGGCCCAGCTGGCCCAGGTCAGAGCTGTGTATACAGCCGAACAGGCCGGGGTGGAAGGGAACATTCAAATGGCCCTGGCCGCCTTGCAGAAGCTGACGGCAGGTGCCCGCCAGCAAGAGATTGATGCCGCCCAAAAAAAAGTCGACCAGGCCAGGGCTAAATTACAAAGCGCCCAGGAACAGCTCCGCCGCATGGAAACGCTGCACCAGCAGGGGGTTATCTCCGACGAGCAGTACCAGCAGGCCAAAACCAATTATGAAGTTGCCCGGGCCGATTTGGGAGCGGCCGAAGACAATTTGTCTTTGCTTGTCTCCGGTTCCCGGCCGGAAGATATAGCCGCCGCCAGGGCCAATTATGAAGTCGCTCTTGCCGGTCGCTCCCAGGTAGAGGCCCGCCGGAAAGATGTAGATGCCGCAGCCGCAGCCCTTGATAAAGCAAAGGCGGCGTTAAAGACTGCCGAGGAGCAACTGGCCAAGGCAACTATCCGGGCTAAAACCAGCGGTGTTGTTCTAAGGTGTAATTTTAGTGCCGGCGAGGTTGTGAATCCCGGTATTCCCATCGTTACCCTAAGCGATCCCGCGGACCTCTGGCTGGCAATCTACGTTCCCGAGACGGAAATCGGTAAGGTAAAGGTGGGCCAGCAGGCAGTCGTAACGGTGGATTCCTTCCCGGGTAAACGCTTTAATGGCAGGGTGAAGGAGATCGCCGGCCAGGCCGAATTTACGCCCAAAAACATCCAGACCAAGGAAGAGCGGGTAGACCTGGTGTTTAAGGTGAAAATTTCCCTGGCTAACGAAGAACAACTGCTAAAACCGGGTATGCCGGCGGATGCCATGGTTTACCTGGACAGCCAGGAGGCAAATTAA
- a CDS encoding ABC transporter permease, whose amino-acid sequence MRQLSWKRIWSIVRKEFIHIRRDPRTIALILLMPIMQMFLFGYAVSTNVEHIKTIIWDQARDQRSRELIQALVQSNYFDVVAYVESHDDIRGWVDRGKARVGFVIPADFSRRIDRGETAPVQVLLDGSDPTTASTVLSAAGAIVQAKSAQLTAVTLERRGMASGKLGLPRIDLRPWVWYNPEMKSVNFNIPGLIGVILQNITMMLTAFAVVRERERGTLEQLIVTPIKPFELMWGKVIPYIVIGFADLLLAIIVGILWFGVPVHGNLLLLLALSFIFLVGALGIGLLISTISRTQLQAMQLTMFLVMPNILLSGFMFPQDAMLGFIQKISALIPLTYFIEILRAIILKGVGIGYLLFQVFYLLVFGLAIMAISALKFRKNLE is encoded by the coding sequence GTGCGACAATTGAGCTGGAAACGCATCTGGTCCATTGTCCGCAAGGAGTTTATTCATATCCGGAGAGACCCCCGGACCATCGCCCTGATTTTACTCATGCCCATCATGCAGATGTTTCTTTTCGGTTATGCCGTTTCCACCAATGTTGAGCACATCAAAACAATAATCTGGGATCAGGCCAGGGATCAACGGAGCCGGGAGCTGATCCAGGCTTTAGTCCAATCTAATTACTTTGATGTCGTGGCCTACGTCGAAAGCCATGACGATATTCGTGGCTGGGTGGACCGGGGAAAGGCCCGGGTAGGCTTTGTCATCCCGGCCGATTTTTCCCGGCGTATTGACCGGGGGGAAACGGCTCCCGTCCAGGTGCTGCTGGACGGCTCTGATCCCACCACGGCCAGCACCGTGCTGTCGGCGGCAGGGGCCATTGTCCAGGCTAAATCCGCTCAATTAACGGCGGTGACTTTAGAAAGGCGCGGGATGGCGAGCGGTAAGCTGGGCCTGCCCAGGATAGATCTCCGGCCCTGGGTATGGTACAACCCGGAGATGAAAAGCGTCAATTTCAACATCCCCGGCCTTATTGGCGTAATCCTGCAGAATATTACCATGATGCTTACCGCCTTTGCCGTTGTCAGGGAGCGGGAAAGGGGGACCCTGGAACAGCTCATCGTAACGCCCATTAAACCTTTTGAATTGATGTGGGGTAAAGTTATTCCTTATATTGTCATAGGTTTTGCTGATTTACTGCTGGCAATTATCGTAGGAATTTTATGGTTCGGTGTGCCTGTCCATGGGAACCTGTTGCTTTTGCTGGCCCTCTCTTTTATCTTCCTGGTAGGTGCCCTGGGTATCGGCCTCCTTATTTCGACTATTTCCCGCACCCAGCTCCAGGCCATGCAGCTGACGATGTTTTTGGTTATGCCCAACATCCTGCTGTCCGGGTTCATGTTCCCCCAGGATGCCATGCTGGGTTTTATTCAAAAAATTAGCGCCCTCATCCCCCTGACGTATTTCATTGAAATTTTACGCGCCATTATTCTCAAAGGCGTCGGCATAGGTTATCTGTTGTTCCAGGTCTTCTATTTGCTGGTTTTTGGGTTGGCTATCATGGCCATTAGCGCCCTGAAATTTCGTAAGAACCTGGAATAG
- a CDS encoding ABC transporter ATP-binding protein, whose protein sequence is MITQSAPAAIIVEGLTKRFGDFTAVEDVSFRVRRGEIFGFLGPNGSGKSTTIRMLCGLLSPTSGRASVLGYDIVRDAEAIRLNIGYMSQKFSLYEDLTVEENLEFYAGIYQLSPRRIKQRKQDILAMAGLLGREKSITGTLSTGWKQRLALGCALIHEPGLVFLDEPTGGVDPVSRRNFWDLIYDLSRSGITVLVTTHYMDEAEHCHTIGFIYNGKLIALGTPENLKKTKMRGQILQVECAPLLPALEAIKDVPEVIEAAMHGAGLHVVVEDIARDTPVVRQALKRAYVRVEAITPVEPALEDIFVSLVEAQSR, encoded by the coding sequence TTGATAACCCAAAGCGCACCCGCGGCGATCATTGTCGAAGGCCTGACCAAACGTTTTGGCGATTTTACCGCCGTTGAAGACGTTTCTTTCCGGGTACGCCGGGGAGAGATCTTCGGGTTTCTTGGCCCCAATGGTTCCGGTAAGTCCACCACCATCCGGATGCTCTGCGGCCTCCTATCACCCACCAGCGGCAGGGCTTCTGTCCTCGGCTATGACATCGTACGGGATGCCGAGGCAATCCGCTTGAACATCGGCTACATGTCCCAGAAGTTCAGCCTTTACGAAGACCTTACTGTGGAAGAAAACCTGGAATTTTACGCCGGCATCTACCAGTTGTCCCCCCGGCGTATCAAACAGCGCAAACAAGATATCCTGGCCATGGCCGGCCTTTTGGGACGGGAGAAAAGCATTACCGGAACCCTTTCTACAGGCTGGAAACAAAGGCTGGCCCTGGGCTGTGCCCTGATTCACGAGCCGGGGCTGGTTTTTTTGGACGAACCCACCGGGGGTGTCGACCCGGTGTCGCGGCGCAATTTTTGGGATTTAATTTACGATCTCTCCCGGTCCGGCATTACTGTCCTGGTAACAACCCATTATATGGATGAAGCGGAACACTGTCATACCATCGGTTTTATCTATAATGGTAAACTGATAGCCCTGGGGACGCCGGAGAACCTGAAGAAAACAAAAATGCGGGGCCAGATACTCCAGGTCGAATGTGCCCCCCTGCTGCCGGCCCTGGAGGCAATTAAGGACGTACCGGAAGTGATAGAAGCGGCCATGCACGGGGCGGGCCTGCACGTAGTGGTAGAAGATATAGCCAGGGATACTCCCGTGGTACGCCAGGCCTTGAAGCGGGCCTATGTCCGGGTGGAGGCCATCACGCCGGTAGAGCCGGCCCTGGAAGACATTTTTGTCTCCCTGGTCGAGGCCCAATCCCGCTAG
- the nrfD gene encoding NrfD/PsrC family molybdoenzyme membrane anchor subunit, whose product MRKLNMAFVPGLILLLVSLFTWGYQLKNGLIVTGMRNPFSWGLYIATFAFFVGIAAGGLIVSSSVYLFNLEQLKPFTRIASLSAFASIMAAAAVILPDLGRVDRIYNLLLHPNFRSPLIWDVIVVSAYTVLTFLSVYFQLLPDWKKEGCGFLNGWTRKLSQEEVESIAARWSRRVAIVGLPVAILIHTITALIFATQASRGWWYTAILPPDFIAVAVASGTALVLVIAILVVGKEGFNQYTGAFNTLARIIAGALAVHFFFVAMDLLIHWWWGSPEALSTLGLVFKRYGPVYLVEIALPALVMVYFFSEKGGRSAGSLLLGCALLFTGVFAHRLMLMFPAFNQFPLSLSLPGMEVEGWHYPIAVGVFKAGAPVFAGSWPYVPTIFELAVDLLPFGLALLVISLMVSSYSFLPQEQSHR is encoded by the coding sequence GTGAGGAAACTAAATATGGCTTTTGTCCCGGGCCTGATTCTTTTGCTGGTAAGTTTATTTACCTGGGGCTACCAGCTTAAAAACGGCCTGATTGTGACCGGTATGCGCAATCCCTTTAGCTGGGGACTGTATATTGCCACCTTCGCCTTTTTTGTGGGGATTGCCGCCGGGGGGCTAATCGTTTCTTCTTCGGTTTACCTTTTCAATCTTGAGCAGTTGAAGCCCTTTACCCGCATTGCTTCCCTGTCCGCCTTTGCCAGCATTATGGCTGCGGCGGCAGTCATCCTGCCGGACCTGGGGCGGGTAGACAGGATTTACAACTTGCTGCTGCACCCCAATTTCCGGTCGCCTTTAATCTGGGACGTAATAGTTGTTTCCGCCTACACCGTTTTAACTTTCTTGAGCGTTTATTTTCAGCTTTTACCGGACTGGAAAAAGGAAGGATGCGGTTTTCTCAACGGCTGGACAAGGAAGCTTTCCCAGGAGGAGGTAGAAAGCATTGCTGCCAGGTGGTCCCGGCGGGTAGCCATAGTGGGGCTCCCGGTGGCGATTCTAATTCACACCATCACGGCCTTGATTTTTGCCACCCAGGCTTCGCGCGGCTGGTGGTATACGGCGATTTTACCCCCGGATTTCATCGCCGTGGCGGTGGCTTCCGGGACGGCCCTGGTGCTGGTGATTGCCATCCTGGTGGTCGGGAAAGAGGGGTTTAACCAGTATACAGGCGCCTTTAATACCCTGGCCCGGATTATCGCCGGCGCCCTGGCCGTCCACTTCTTTTTCGTAGCCATGGATCTCCTCATCCACTGGTGGTGGGGCAGCCCCGAAGCCTTAAGCACCCTGGGCCTGGTTTTCAAGCGTTATGGCCCGGTCTACCTGGTGGAAATCGCCCTGCCGGCCCTGGTCATGGTTTACTTCTTCAGCGAAAAAGGCGGTCGGTCGGCCGGTTCCCTCTTGCTGGGATGCGCCCTGCTTTTTACCGGCGTATTTGCCCACCGGCTGATGTTAATGTTCCCGGCTTTTAACCAGTTTCCCTTAAGCCTTTCCCTTCCCGGCATGGAGGTCGAAGGCTGGCATTACCCCATAGCTGTAGGCGTATTTAAAGCAGGAGCGCCGGTATTTGCCGGCTCCTGGCCCTACGTGCCCACTATCTTTGAATTGGCCGTCGACCTTTTGCCCTTTGGCCTGGCCCTGCTGGTCATTTCCTTGATGGTAAGTTCTTACAGTTTCCTGCCCCAGGAACAATCCCATCGTTAA
- a CDS encoding 4Fe-4S dicluster domain-containing protein, whose product MRLGMVIDLDRCIGCRTCAVVCKGHNSQPPGMWWNRVFTPGSPEHQLPVAQNGEVEMYFLPVSCQMCENAPCEKVCPVGATYTDDRGRVLVDYERCIGCRYCMAACPYGVRQFNWEDQQKAKAKAGYMPGYDYGYPFEHRDGNGRLVYTPDRPKGIVEKCTFCVQYTDKGELPVCVQACPAGARFFGDLDEPRSEVSRLVRERQALRLKEELGTKPKVYYLPPTRPRK is encoded by the coding sequence GTGAGACTGGGAATGGTCATCGACCTGGACCGCTGCATCGGCTGCCGTACCTGCGCGGTGGTTTGCAAAGGGCACAACTCCCAGCCGCCGGGTATGTGGTGGAACCGGGTTTTTACTCCGGGAAGTCCAGAACACCAGCTTCCCGTAGCGCAAAACGGGGAAGTGGAGATGTATTTCTTACCCGTATCCTGTCAGATGTGTGAAAATGCGCCCTGTGAAAAGGTCTGCCCGGTGGGGGCGACCTACACCGACGACCGGGGCCGGGTGCTGGTGGACTATGAGCGCTGTATCGGCTGCCGCTACTGCATGGCCGCCTGTCCCTACGGCGTGCGCCAGTTCAACTGGGAGGACCAGCAAAAGGCCAAAGCGAAAGCGGGTTATATGCCGGGGTATGATTACGGCTATCCTTTCGAGCATCGTGACGGCAACGGCCGCCTGGTTTATACGCCGGATCGTCCCAAAGGTATTGTTGAGAAATGTACTTTCTGCGTGCAGTATACCGATAAAGGGGAATTACCAGTTTGTGTCCAGGCCTGCCCGGCCGGGGCGCGCTTCTTTGGCGACCTCGATGAGCCCCGGTCGGAAGTAAGCCGCCTGGTGCGGGAGCGGCAGGCCCTGCGGTTGAAGGAAGAGCTGGGAACAAAGCCCAAGGTATATTACCTGCCACCGACAAGACCGCGGAAGTAA
- a CDS encoding 4Fe-4S binding protein codes for MKRKHSLQHWRLGVQILAFLLFVYLLISGKNKLWMLIMMTFLLITPFWGRLYCGWLCPLNTLLRPVNWLVSKKARRLARDIPPVGKSPWLRAVIFILFLLVFFMTLRGIIKINLIVLLAPFAILTTLFFTGAAWHRYLCPFGVLFSLPAGVSRWRFHINPDRCLACGRCRRVCPAGAIATNEAPGKSYRILPRYCLFCFACLEVCPRSSIELTAARPASSRENMTRNL; via the coding sequence ATGAAACGGAAGCATTCACTCCAGCACTGGCGCCTGGGGGTGCAAATCCTCGCGTTTCTGTTGTTCGTTTACCTGCTAATAAGCGGGAAAAACAAGCTCTGGATGCTGATCATGATGACTTTCCTGCTCATAACTCCGTTTTGGGGGCGCCTCTACTGCGGCTGGCTCTGCCCCCTTAATACCCTTTTGCGCCCCGTCAACTGGCTGGTGAGTAAAAAGGCCCGGCGGTTGGCCAGAGACATACCACCTGTAGGCAAGAGCCCGTGGTTGCGGGCTGTAATTTTTATCCTTTTCCTCCTTGTTTTCTTTATGACGCTGCGGGGTATTATCAAAATAAACCTCATTGTGCTCCTTGCCCCCTTCGCCATTTTGACCACCCTCTTTTTCACCGGGGCTGCCTGGCATCGTTACCTTTGTCCCTTTGGTGTACTCTTTAGCTTGCCAGCAGGCGTCAGCCGCTGGAGATTCCATATTAACCCGGATCGCTGCCTGGCCTGCGGCCGCTGCCGGCGGGTATGCCCGGCGGGGGCCATCGCTACCAATGAAGCCCCGGGAAAAAGCTACCGCATACTGCCCCGTTACTGCCTTTTTTGCTTCGCCTGCCTGGAGGTTTGCCCGCGCAGCAGCATTGAGCTAACTGCTGCCAGGCCGGCTAGTTCCAGGGAGAATATGACGAGAAACCTTTGA